A window of Polaribacter litorisediminis contains these coding sequences:
- a CDS encoding sodium:solute symporter family protein, translating into MSVQFWTWLLVGLSFALYFGIAIWARAGSTKEFYVAGGGVSPLANGMATAADWMSAASFISMAGIISFAGYDGSVYLMGWTGGYVLLALLLAPYLRKFGKFTVPDFIGDRYYSNTARTVAVFCALIVSFTYVAGQMRGVGIVFSQFLQVDINLGVLIGMTVVLIFSLLGGMKGITYTQVAQYCVLIFAFMVPAFFISLQMTGNIIPQIGMGGKVEGGAFLLDKLDALHTQLGFNEYTSGTKSTWDVFAITLALMTGTAGLPHVIVRFFTVPKVKDARKSAGYALFLIAILYTTAPAISVFSRTNLIETVSEKEYSEIPQWFKNWEDTGLISWTDKNGDGKIQYVAGNALDGKKPVFTEERGTYGERMISNASVSQKNELYVDRDIMVLANPEIANLPNWVIGLVAAGGLAAALSTAAGLLLVISTSVSHDLIKKQWMPDISDKGELRAARIAIFVAILIAGYFGINPPGFVAAVVALAFGLAAASFFPAIILGIFDKRMNSKGAVSGMIVGIALMLFYMMKFKLDMFGGGTSEDWWFGTSPEGFGTIAMCVNIVISFVVSRVTAAPPQDVQDMVESIRIPSGAGEASDH; encoded by the coding sequence AACGAAAGAATTTTATGTTGCCGGTGGTGGGGTTTCGCCACTAGCAAATGGTATGGCAACAGCTGCCGATTGGATGAGCGCAGCTTCTTTTATTAGTATGGCAGGGATTATCTCTTTTGCCGGCTATGATGGATCTGTTTACCTGATGGGTTGGACCGGTGGATATGTACTTTTGGCATTACTCTTAGCTCCTTATTTGCGTAAGTTCGGTAAGTTTACAGTACCAGATTTTATTGGGGATCGGTATTACTCTAACACCGCAAGAACAGTAGCCGTATTTTGTGCTTTAATTGTCTCTTTTACCTATGTTGCAGGTCAAATGAGAGGAGTAGGAATTGTCTTTTCTCAATTTTTACAAGTAGATATCAATTTAGGAGTTTTGATTGGTATGACGGTTGTTTTAATCTTTTCCTTATTAGGAGGGATGAAAGGAATCACCTATACACAAGTAGCGCAGTACTGTGTTTTAATTTTTGCTTTTATGGTGCCTGCGTTTTTCATTTCATTACAAATGACAGGAAATATCATTCCACAAATCGGAATGGGAGGTAAAGTTGAAGGAGGCGCTTTTTTATTGGATAAATTAGATGCACTGCATACTCAGTTAGGTTTTAATGAATACACAAGCGGAACAAAAAGTACTTGGGATGTTTTTGCGATTACATTAGCGTTAATGACAGGAACTGCTGGTTTACCGCATGTTATTGTGCGTTTCTTTACCGTACCTAAAGTAAAAGATGCACGTAAATCTGCAGGATATGCATTATTCTTAATTGCTATTTTATATACAACGGCTCCAGCAATCTCGGTGTTTTCTAGAACCAATTTAATTGAAACCGTGAGTGAAAAAGAATATTCAGAAATTCCTCAATGGTTTAAAAACTGGGAAGATACAGGCCTAATTTCTTGGACGGATAAAAATGGAGATGGTAAAATTCAATATGTTGCAGGAAATGCATTAGATGGCAAGAAACCCGTATTTACCGAAGAGAGAGGTACCTATGGAGAGCGTATGATTTCAAATGCAAGTGTATCTCAAAAAAACGAATTATATGTCGATAGAGATATAATGGTCTTGGCAAATCCGGAGATTGCAAACCTTCCAAATTGGGTTATTGGATTGGTTGCGGCAGGTGGACTTGCAGCAGCTTTGTCTACAGCAGCAGGGTTGCTATTAGTAATTTCAACTTCGGTTTCTCACGATTTAATTAAAAAGCAATGGATGCCAGACATTTCAGATAAAGGAGAATTAAGAGCAGCAAGAATAGCAATCTTTGTCGCTATTTTAATAGCAGGATATTTTGGTATTAATCCACCAGGTTTTGTCGCTGCCGTAGTTGCATTAGCATTTGGTTTGGCAGCAGCTTCATTTTTTCCTGCAATTATTTTAGGAATTTTTGACAAGCGAATGAATAGTAAAGGTGCTGTTTCTGGTATGATTGTCGGTATTGCATTGATGTTATTTTACATGATGAAATTTAAATTAGACATGTTTGGTGGCGGTACAAGTGAAGATTGGTGGTTTGGTACATCACCAGAAGGTTTTGGTACCATAGCAATGTGTGTAAATATTGTAATTTCTTTTGTAGTTTCAAGAGTAACCGCAGCACCACCGCAAGATGTTCAAGATATGGTAGAAAGTATTAGAATACCTTCTGGAGCTGGTGAAGCATCAGATCATTAA